One window of Athalia rosae chromosome 2, iyAthRosa1.1, whole genome shotgun sequence genomic DNA carries:
- the LOC105689278 gene encoding uncharacterized protein LOC105689278 yields the protein MGGGLSGSRKIAISKRKVKCGGKSTACCSRNVQHPQPQVTEKYGQVCLANKNRNHDRSGIKNCCRPPEPKIQTFVKNVTPVSCQTSIGSVTGGSGVNAHSHYEIVINCGNNLEKGVDFFERNACRVDHEGRRDTVEIDRKNVQPHLHGYLNGVPMIMELYQHNDSQENPDDVTKKNLAPNSHLESSVTKATPCDKGQKRFRSSVGRQKSSDRKPVDLENGNRKNQGTSPMRKIKSANTSPCSYSKECLSEGYEFSSSKCSSVKHQCTKKCAEKEKAELLAVKNSDSDRKKNERKKPDKKNAKSSKTTTKKKERKPWISPPIPALKSEPLSDPSAVPRHIWYGDKAYAYVDEEPKPKNTFNSENTGGKSRGKKESKKRVSL from the exons ATGGGTGGAGGACTCAGCGGGTCTCGAAAAATCGCGATCTCGAAACGCAAAGTCAAGTGCGGGGGAAAATCTACAGCCTGTTGTTCCCGAAATGTTCAACACCCTCAACCTCAAGTTACAGAGAAATACGGGCAAGTCTGTCTcgcaaataaaaatcgaaatcatgATCGATCggggataaaaaattgttgccGACCTCCGGAACCTAAAATCCAAACGTTCGTTAAG AACGTTACGCCAGTCTCCTGCCAAACGTCCATCGGAAGCGTCACGGGTGGCTCGGGAGTGAACGCCCACAGCCATTACGAAATTGTAATAAATTGCGgaaataatttggaaaaaggagtggatttttttgaaagaaatgCATGCAGAGTCGACCACGAAGGAAGACGAGATACCGTGGAAATTGACCGGAAAAATGTCCAACCGCACCTCCACGGTTACTTGAACGGCGTGCCGATGATTATGGAATTGTATCAGCACaacgattcgcaagaaaatcCAGATGACGTGACCAAGAAAAATTTGGCGCCAAATTCCCACCTCGAATCAAGCGTGACCAAGGCAACGCCGTGCGACAAGGGGCAAAAAAGATTCCGTTCGTCGGTTGGGAGACAAaaatcgtcggatcgaaagcCCGTGGATCTAGAAAATGGGAATCGTAAGAATCAGGGGACGAGTCCCATGCGGAAAATTAAATCAGCGAATACCTCGCCTTGCTCCTATTCAAAAGAGTGCCTGAGCGAGGGCTACGAATTTTCTAG TTCGAAATGCAGTAGCGTGAAGCATCAGTGCACGAAAAAATgcgcggaaaaagaaaaagcggaATTATTAGCCGTTAAAAATTCTGATTCCGAtcgtaagaaaaatgaaaggaagaaaCCGGATAAGAAAAACGCGAAATCGAGTAAAACTACAAccaaaaagaaggagaggaaacCCTGGATCTCTCCGCCAATACCAGCCCTAAAATCCGAACCCC tCTCAGATCCGTCTGCTGTTCCCAGGCATATCTGGTACGGAGATAAAGCCTACGCTTACGTGGATGAGGAACCTAAACCCAAAAATACTTTCAACAGTGAAAATACCGGGGGTAAaagtcggggaaaaaaagaatcgaaaaaacgcGTGAGTCTTTAA